The proteins below come from a single Papaver somniferum cultivar HN1 chromosome 11, ASM357369v1, whole genome shotgun sequence genomic window:
- the LOC113325297 gene encoding calcium-dependent protein kinase 29-like: protein MNASVGGGLKSRYETEKELAKCGRDTGAVYPCKDKVTNEYVACKSINRMSYTYNPDFIKREIMIMNELTHPNVVSLKSVYVDDDHVDLIMENCSGSDLHNRLTEITRFTESNAKFFFKQLMGVVESCHERALEMPDQDPVYDQAVDVWSPGVVLFCLLSGSPPFYGETNADIIENIKDGGFYYDRCLWINISELAKDLVSGMLCKDPAKRLTATEWEYGSLYYVFVTDIKITVLDRTLRTV, encoded by the exons ATGAATGCTTCTGTTGGTGGTGGTTTAAAGTCTCGGTATGAAACTGAAAAAGAACTAGCCAAGTGTGGTAGAGACACGGGCGCTGTTTATCCGTGCAAGGATAAAGTTACCAATGAGTATGTAGCATGCAAGTCAATTAATAGAATGAGTTATACATATAACCCTGATTTCATCAAGCGTGAGATTATGATTATGAATGAGTTAACACATCCAAACGTTGTGAGTTTAAAAAGTGTTTATGTCGATGACGACCATGTTGATTTAATAATGGAGAATTGTTCTGGTTCCGATCTTCATAATCGATTAACGGAAATTACGAGGTTTACGGAGAGTAACGCGAAGTTTTTTTTCAAGCAGTTGATGGGAGTAGTCGAGTCATGTCACGAGAGAG CTCTTGAGATGCCGGATCAGGATCCTGTTTACGACCAGGCAGTGGACGTGTGGAGTCCAGGTGTTGTTCTTTTTTGTCTTCTTAGTGGAAGTCCGCCGTTTTATGGAGAGACCAATGCGGATATAATAGAGAATATTAAAGACGGTGGTTTCTATTATGATCGTTGTCTTTGGATCAATATATCTGAGTTAGCTAAAGATCTGGTCAGTGGAATGTTATGTAAAGATCCTGCAAAGCGGCTCACTGCAACTGAG TGGGAATATGGGTCTCTTTATTATGTTTTCGTTACTGACATAAAAATTACGGTACTAGACAGAACCTTACGTACTGTATGA